A region from the Flavobacterium enshiense genome encodes:
- the lpdA gene encoding dihydrolipoyl dehydrogenase: MKYDIIVLGSGPGGYVTAIRASQLGFKVAVIEKENLGGICLNWGCIPTKALLKSAQVFDYLKHASDYGLTVKEFDKDFNAVIARSRGVAEGMSKGVQFLMKKNKIDVIDGFGKVKPGKKVDVTAADGKVTEYTADHIIIATGARSRELPNLPQDGKKVIGYRQAMVLPEQPKKMIVVGSGAIGVEFAHFYNAMGTEVTIVEFMPNVVPVEDEDISKQFERSLKKAGITVMTNSSVERIDTSGNGVKAFVKTAKGEEVLEADILLSAVGIKTNIENIGLEETGIATDKDKILVNDFYQTNIPGYYAIGDVTPGQALAHVASAEGILCVEKIAGLHVEPLDYGNIPGCTYATPEIASVGLTEKQAKEKGYELKIGKFPFSASGKAKAAGTPDGFVKVIFDAKYGEWLGCHMIGAGVTDMIAEAVVARKLETTGHEILKAVHPHPTMSEAVMEAVADAYGEVIHL; this comes from the coding sequence ATGAAATACGATATTATTGTTTTAGGAAGTGGTCCGGGCGGTTATGTAACTGCTATCAGAGCATCACAATTAGGCTTTAAAGTAGCCGTTATCGAAAAAGAAAACCTTGGTGGAATCTGCCTTAACTGGGGTTGTATTCCAACAAAAGCTTTATTGAAATCGGCTCAGGTTTTTGATTACCTAAAACATGCTTCCGATTATGGTTTAACCGTAAAGGAATTTGATAAAGACTTCAACGCTGTTATCGCACGTTCTCGTGGTGTGGCAGAAGGAATGAGCAAAGGAGTTCAGTTCTTAATGAAGAAAAACAAAATCGATGTTATTGACGGTTTTGGAAAAGTAAAACCAGGCAAAAAAGTTGATGTTACTGCTGCTGACGGAAAAGTAACTGAGTACACAGCTGACCACATTATCATTGCAACGGGTGCACGTTCAAGAGAATTACCTAACTTACCTCAAGACGGTAAAAAAGTAATCGGATACCGTCAGGCGATGGTTTTACCGGAGCAGCCAAAGAAAATGATAGTAGTAGGTTCCGGTGCTATCGGAGTTGAATTCGCTCATTTCTATAACGCAATGGGAACCGAGGTTACTATCGTTGAGTTCATGCCTAATGTAGTTCCGGTAGAAGATGAAGATATCTCAAAACAATTTGAGCGTTCTTTGAAAAAAGCAGGAATCACTGTTATGACTAATTCTTCTGTAGAAAGAATCGACACTAGTGGAAACGGCGTGAAAGCTTTCGTTAAAACTGCTAAAGGAGAAGAAGTTTTAGAAGCTGATATTTTACTTTCAGCTGTTGGAATCAAAACCAACATCGAAAACATTGGATTAGAAGAAACAGGTATCGCTACAGATAAAGATAAAATCTTAGTAAACGATTTCTACCAGACAAACATCCCAGGTTACTACGCTATTGGTGACGTAACTCCGGGTCAGGCTTTAGCTCACGTAGCTTCTGCTGAAGGAATCTTGTGTGTGGAGAAAATCGCAGGTTTACATGTTGAGCCGCTAGATTACGGAAACATCCCGGGTTGTACTTATGCCACTCCTGAAATTGCTTCTGTAGGTTTAACTGAAAAACAGGCAAAAGAAAAAGGATACGAATTGAAAATTGGTAAATTCCCGTTCTCTGCTTCTGGTAAAGCAAAAGCTGCCGGAACTCCGGACGGATTCGTAAAAGTAATTTTCGATGCTAAATACGGAGAATGGTTAGGCTGCCACATGATTGGTGCTGGTGTTACCGATATGATTGCTGAGGCAGTTGTGGCTCGTAAATTAGAAACTACAGGTCACGAAATCCTAAAAGCGGTTCACCCTCACCCTACGATGAGTGAAGCTGTTATGGAAGCTGTTGCTGATGCTTACGGAGAAGTAATCCACTTATAA
- a CDS encoding cupin domain-containing protein, which translates to MKTIKLISMSFIFGVIPMLSNSLYAQDPVVVAPDIYKKVVLDNDNVRVIQIELAPGESTPWHSHPNHVAYALTDGKIEITDKGKAPVAMDIKAGDALYIPAVTHMAKNLGTSPIKMVVTEIKHPGSKKAKTAATPAPKK; encoded by the coding sequence ATGAAAACAATTAAACTTATTTCAATGTCATTTATTTTCGGAGTAATTCCTATGCTAAGCAATTCGCTATATGCTCAGGACCCCGTTGTAGTCGCTCCGGACATCTACAAAAAAGTAGTTCTCGATAACGACAATGTCAGAGTGATACAAATTGAACTTGCACCCGGGGAATCCACTCCGTGGCACAGCCATCCGAACCATGTTGCCTATGCGCTTACCGACGGCAAAATAGAAATCACAGACAAAGGCAAAGCACCTGTAGCAATGGATATTAAAGCCGGTGATGCCTTATATATTCCAGCTGTAACTCACATGGCAAAAAATCTTGGTACATCCCCAATAAAAATGGTTGTTACCGAAATAAAACATCCTGGTAGCAAAAAAGCAAAAACTGCAGCAACACCTGCTCCTAAAAAATAG
- a CDS encoding DUF4242 domain-containing protein yields the protein MPKYVIEREIPGAGKLTPQQLKEIAETSCGVLIKMGPDIQWVHSYVTDDKIYCVYIAPNEEMVREHAKLGGFPANSVSEVSAIIDPVTAE from the coding sequence ATGCCAAAGTATGTAATCGAAAGGGAAATCCCCGGAGCAGGTAAACTTACCCCTCAACAGTTAAAAGAAATTGCAGAAACTTCTTGTGGAGTGTTGATCAAAATGGGACCCGATATTCAATGGGTTCACAGTTATGTAACTGATGACAAAATTTATTGTGTTTATATTGCACCTAATGAAGAAATGGTTCGTGAACATGCGAAACTAGGTGGATTTCCGGCAAACTCGGTAAGCGAAGTTTCAGCAATTATAGACCCTGTAACGGCAGAATAA
- a CDS encoding MlaE family ABC transporter permease has product MNTIFKISEPIQSFLTEIGELSYFSGRFFKEVGKRPYEFKEFLKQCYNMGYQSLLLVGVTGFIIGLVFTLQSRPTLQQFGAVSWMPSMVSISIIREIGPIITALICAGRIGSGIGAELGSMRVTEQIDAMEVSGTNPYKFLVVTRILATTLMLPILVFFADAIAIYGSFLVENTKGNVSFLLYFNQVFRHLEFSDLIPSTIKTFFFGFAIGLVGCFKGYNCKQGTAGVGIAANSAVVYTSMLLFIIDFIAVLVTDIFYN; this is encoded by the coding sequence ATGAATACAATTTTTAAAATATCCGAACCTATACAATCTTTTTTAACAGAAATTGGTGAACTCTCCTATTTCTCAGGTCGGTTTTTTAAAGAAGTAGGCAAACGACCTTATGAATTCAAGGAATTCCTGAAACAGTGTTATAACATGGGATATCAATCACTCCTTTTAGTAGGGGTGACCGGATTTATCATCGGTTTAGTTTTTACACTGCAGTCCCGACCTACACTTCAACAATTTGGTGCGGTCTCCTGGATGCCGTCAATGGTTAGTATTTCTATTATCCGGGAAATTGGACCTATCATTACCGCTTTAATTTGTGCCGGAAGAATCGGTTCGGGAATTGGGGCCGAATTAGGCTCGATGCGGGTAACGGAACAAATTGACGCCATGGAAGTTTCCGGAACCAACCCCTATAAATTTCTGGTGGTAACCCGAATTTTGGCCACCACTTTAATGCTTCCGATTTTGGTTTTCTTTGCTGATGCTATTGCGATTTACGGCTCATTTCTCGTTGAAAACACTAAAGGAAATGTGTCTTTTTTGTTGTATTTCAATCAAGTATTCAGACACTTGGAATTCAGCGATCTGATTCCTTCCACCATTAAAACTTTCTTTTTTGGGTTTGCCATTGGATTAGTAGGCTGTTTCAAAGGATATAATTGTAAACAAGGTACTGCCGGAGTTGGAATCGCTGCAAATTCAGCAGTAGTTTATACGTCAATGCTTCTGTTTATAATTGATTTTATAGCTGTTCTTGTAACCGACATATTCTACAATTGA
- a CDS encoding ABC transporter ATP-binding protein has protein sequence MEKPALNKPIIIIKDLMKSYGSNNVLNGFNMELNEGENLVIMGKSGSGKSVMIKCLIGLEEADGGSIEIMGKDIMTLEQEEMDDLRTEIGFLFQGSALYDSMSVRENLEFPLRRHTKKFGIIEDTTPMVVTALKNVGLENAINLMPNELSGGMKRRIALARTLILQPKVILYDEPTTGLDPITSKEIIMLMQSVQEKYKTSSIIITHDVDCARVIANRMILLVDGINYAEGTFQELATSKDPKVQAFFK, from the coding sequence ATGGAAAAACCAGCTCTCAATAAACCCATCATAATAATTAAAGACCTGATGAAAAGTTATGGTTCTAATAATGTTTTGAATGGTTTTAATATGGAGCTTAATGAAGGAGAAAATCTGGTAATTATGGGAAAATCGGGATCGGGTAAATCAGTTATGATTAAATGTCTTATCGGTCTTGAAGAAGCTGACGGCGGTTCAATCGAAATAATGGGCAAAGATATCATGACACTGGAACAAGAGGAAATGGATGATTTGCGTACGGAAATTGGATTTCTTTTTCAGGGAAGTGCACTCTACGATTCGATGTCGGTGAGGGAAAACCTGGAATTTCCTTTACGAAGACACACAAAAAAATTTGGTATCATTGAAGATACTACACCGATGGTGGTCACGGCATTGAAAAATGTAGGTTTGGAAAATGCAATCAATCTGATGCCTAATGAACTATCGGGAGGAATGAAGCGCAGAATTGCTCTTGCACGAACATTGATACTTCAGCCTAAAGTAATATTATACGATGAACCAACGACTGGGTTAGACCCTATCACATCGAAAGAAATTATCATGCTGATGCAATCAGTACAGGAAAAATACAAAACGTCATCGATTATCATCACGCACGATGTGGATTGCGCCCGTGTAATAGCAAACCGCATGATTTTGTTAGTAGACGGAATTAATTACGCAGAAGGAACCTTTCAGGAACTCGCAACTTCAAAGGATCCTAAAGTACAAGCTTTCTTTAAATGA
- a CDS encoding MlaD family protein yields MEKTATQKIQLGIFVIVGLLIFITTVYFIGKKQNIFGKTTEISSIFDNVNGLQLGNNVRYSGVSVGTVTAIEMINDTMIRVEMDIDDKIISHINKDAVAIISSDGLVGNKVISILPGKDNKTPVKEGDVIKSMKRLNTEDMLKTLNVTNENTAKITSNLVKITEEITKGKGTIGMLINDTIMSGDLKEITQRLKESAASLNQLTTSLNRKDNVIGVLNDTGTANSIKQIVKNLENSSLKIDDAVKNLNTTITNAKEGKGAINYLSNDPKLVQKIDSIMTNINKASIKLNENMEAMRHNFLFRGYFKKQEKEQKKVQEKEQKK; encoded by the coding sequence ATGGAAAAAACAGCAACACAGAAAATACAGCTCGGAATATTTGTTATTGTGGGACTATTGATCTTTATTACCACTGTCTATTTTATTGGTAAAAAGCAAAACATATTTGGAAAAACCACAGAAATAAGCAGCATTTTCGATAATGTAAACGGATTACAGCTTGGAAATAATGTTCGTTATTCAGGCGTAAGTGTGGGAACAGTAACTGCAATCGAAATGATTAATGATACGATGATTCGGGTAGAGATGGATATAGATGACAAAATTATCTCCCATATAAACAAAGATGCAGTCGCCATAATTAGTTCCGACGGATTGGTGGGCAACAAGGTCATCAGCATCCTACCCGGAAAAGACAATAAGACACCCGTAAAAGAAGGCGATGTCATAAAATCCATGAAGCGTCTCAATACTGAGGATATGCTTAAAACGTTGAATGTAACCAATGAAAATACGGCCAAAATAACTTCCAATCTGGTAAAAATAACAGAAGAAATTACCAAAGGAAAAGGAACCATTGGAATGCTGATAAATGATACTATAATGTCAGGCGATTTAAAAGAAATTACTCAGCGCCTTAAAGAATCGGCAGCCAGTTTAAACCAATTAACCACTTCATTAAACAGAAAAGATAATGTGATTGGTGTACTTAATGATACAGGGACAGCCAATTCAATAAAACAGATTGTAAAAAACCTGGAAAATTCAAGTTTGAAAATCGACGATGCCGTTAAAAACCTAAATACAACAATTACAAATGCTAAAGAGGGAAAAGGAGCTATAAACTATCTTTCCAACGATCCGAAACTGGTACAGAAAATAGATTCAATCATGACCAATATCAATAAGGCCAGTATAAAACTTAACGAAAACATGGAAGCCATGAGACACAATTTCCTTTTCAGAGGTTATTTCAAAAAACAGGAAAAAGAACAGAAAAAGGTACAGGAAAAAGAACAGAAAAAATAA
- a CDS encoding cysteine desulfurase family protein yields the protein MKKIYLDNASTTSVRPEVVQEMTKVLLEDFGNPSSTHSFGRSAKVLIESARKSIAKQINATASEIIFTSCGTEANNWILRSCVRDLKIERIITSKIEHHAVLHTVEILAREYGVQVDFVNVKPNGEIDFTDLVELLSQGKKTLVSLMHVNNEIGTVLNLEKAIRITHDYNALFHTDTVQSIGKTEIDLEKAPVDFLVASAHKFHGPKGIGFAYVKKNTILQPMFYGGEQEKGLRAGTEAVHQIVGMAKALELAYESLDNERNYISELKKYAVARFEVDFPNFKINGEDTFYNILNVNLPLPEEKTSMLLFHLDMKGIAVSRGSACQSGSIRPSHVLVEILDKDEVKKPNLRISFSHYNTKEDVDLLMEALKNV from the coding sequence ATGAAAAAGATATACCTCGATAACGCATCAACCACTTCAGTTCGCCCTGAAGTTGTTCAGGAAATGACTAAAGTTCTTTTGGAAGATTTCGGGAATCCGTCGTCTACCCATAGTTTTGGGCGTAGTGCTAAAGTATTGATTGAATCGGCAAGAAAATCTATTGCCAAACAAATCAATGCCACTGCTTCGGAGATTATTTTTACGTCATGCGGAACCGAGGCAAATAATTGGATCCTGCGTTCTTGTGTCCGTGATTTGAAAATCGAACGTATAATTACAAGTAAAATTGAGCATCACGCTGTTTTGCATACTGTGGAAATTTTGGCGCGTGAATATGGTGTCCAAGTTGATTTTGTGAACGTAAAACCCAATGGGGAAATCGATTTTACGGATTTGGTTGAATTACTTTCGCAAGGCAAAAAGACCTTGGTAAGCTTAATGCATGTCAACAACGAGATCGGAACTGTTCTGAATCTTGAAAAAGCGATAAGAATTACGCACGATTACAACGCGTTATTCCATACTGATACCGTTCAGTCCATCGGAAAGACAGAAATTGATTTAGAGAAAGCTCCGGTTGATTTCCTTGTAGCCAGTGCCCATAAATTTCACGGTCCGAAAGGAATCGGATTTGCCTATGTAAAAAAGAACACGATTTTACAGCCGATGTTTTACGGAGGCGAGCAGGAAAAGGGATTGCGTGCGGGTACGGAAGCAGTGCATCAGATTGTTGGTATGGCAAAAGCTTTGGAATTAGCATATGAAAGCCTTGACAATGAAAGAAACTATATCTCGGAACTGAAGAAATATGCTGTTGCGCGTTTTGAAGTTGATTTTCCGAATTTCAAAATCAACGGCGAGGATACATTTTACAATATTCTGAACGTAAATTTACCGTTGCCAGAAGAAAAAACATCGATGTTGTTGTTTCATTTGGATATGAAAGGAATCGCGGTTTCAAGAGGAAGTGCCTGCCAAAGCGGTAGCATAAGGCCTTCACATGTTTTAGTTGAAATTCTGGATAAAGATGAAGTTAAAAAACCGAATTTGCGGATTTCCTTTAGTCATTACAACACAAAAGAAGATGTCGATTTATTGATGGAGGCATTAAAAAATGTATAA
- a CDS encoding EamA family transporter has protein sequence MRINKYYLAAFTAFVIWGFFSLALKPIHNYPSLDILFYRVFLSVVLISAINLILRRNVLLKDWNNFKKQSKSDKNKIIRVNVGGGLLLTANWFIFIFVMNHISVKAASFAYLVCPILTTVLAFFILKERLSKLQWIAVGISVSGCVLLSFNSFADIFYSLIVALTYALYLVSQRKNIQVDKFVGLNIQILTAALIILPFFPVFSGPVPTESLFYICLLFIVILFTIIPLFLNLYALKGVNSSTVGIMLYINPILNFLLAVFYYKEEVTEIQMISYSLILISIIVFNEKLIFNRKLKEHRVSE, from the coding sequence ATGCGAATCAACAAATACTATCTGGCCGCATTTACCGCTTTTGTTATATGGGGTTTTTTCAGTTTGGCTTTAAAGCCGATTCATAATTATCCGTCATTGGATATTTTGTTTTATCGCGTTTTTTTGAGCGTCGTACTTATTTCTGCCATTAATCTTATCCTAAGAAGAAATGTACTTCTGAAAGACTGGAATAATTTCAAGAAGCAATCCAAATCAGATAAGAATAAAATCATTCGTGTAAATGTTGGAGGAGGTTTACTGCTAACGGCCAATTGGTTTATTTTTATTTTTGTGATGAACCATATCAGCGTTAAAGCAGCATCGTTCGCTTATTTGGTTTGCCCAATCTTAACTACAGTTTTGGCCTTTTTCATTCTGAAAGAACGATTAAGCAAATTGCAGTGGATTGCAGTGGGAATAAGTGTTTCCGGTTGTGTTTTGCTTTCATTCAATAGTTTTGCCGATATTTTTTACAGCCTGATTGTAGCGTTGACTTACGCTCTTTACCTGGTTTCCCAACGTAAGAATATACAAGTGGATAAGTTCGTCGGACTTAATATTCAGATTCTGACTGCTGCTTTGATCATTCTGCCTTTTTTCCCTGTGTTTAGCGGACCGGTGCCAACAGAAAGTCTGTTCTATATTTGTTTGCTTTTTATTGTAATCCTTTTTACGATAATCCCTTTGTTTTTGAATCTGTATGCACTTAAAGGAGTGAATTCATCAACAGTCGGAATCATGTTGTATATCAATCCAATATTGAATTTCCTTTTGGCTGTTTTTTACTATAAAGAGGAAGTGACCGAAATTCAGATGATTTCGTATTCCCTGATTTTAATTTCCATCATAGTTTTCAACGAAAAACTTATCTTTAACCGAAAATTAAAGGAACACCGAGTATCAGAATAA
- a CDS encoding MFS transporter codes for MSSKHQTNYPALYTLITVFFFWGFIAAGNSIFIPFCKSYFLLDQFQSQLVDFAFYTAYYVGALLLFIFGTSKQKDIVGSWGYKKSIVFGLLFSALGAGAMIIAVEANLYAGMLAGLFIVALGFSLQQTAANPFAISLGNPKTGADRVNLGGGINSFGTTIGPLVVAFALFGTTASVTDDQIKHLDLGKVILLYICVGLLFIAAAAMFRFSKKVPAGISDEPMEKANKALRTLVIMTGLLAIMFAPVFNSYKSKEALTVETLERRIETIKTESFDDQKVKGLSGDELAKLRTEVKDHETQIKEIKGDLEKYRMYWLFGALTVVVGGLLFSYKSAQKNNEGWGAMQYPQLVLGMLAIFTYVGVEVAIGSNLTELLKLKEFGAFSVSDSAPYISMYWGSLMIGRWAGAISVFHLNSAKKTLALVIVPLIAFSVIIGVNTLAQKDMTPLYYYVVCIVLQTIAFFISKDKPARTLTVFSVFGVTAMLIGLFSTGTVAIYAFLAGGLACSIMWPAIFSLSIIGLGKYTSQGSAFLVMMILGGGIIPPIQGKLSDIIGIHQSYVVPVLCFGYLLFFAVVVKSILKKQGIEVDEIEAEGGH; via the coding sequence ATGTCATCTAAACACCAAACCAATTATCCTGCTCTTTATACGCTGATTACCGTTTTCTTTTTTTGGGGATTTATAGCTGCGGGGAACAGTATTTTTATTCCGTTTTGTAAAAGTTATTTTTTACTGGATCAATTTCAGTCTCAGTTAGTTGATTTTGCTTTTTACACAGCCTATTATGTAGGGGCATTACTACTTTTTATTTTTGGCACATCAAAACAGAAAGATATTGTCGGGAGCTGGGGATACAAGAAGAGTATTGTTTTCGGACTGTTATTCTCTGCTTTAGGAGCGGGAGCCATGATTATTGCGGTAGAGGCAAATCTCTATGCGGGAATGTTGGCTGGATTATTTATTGTGGCATTAGGCTTTTCGTTGCAGCAAACCGCAGCAAATCCGTTTGCGATTTCATTGGGTAATCCTAAAACCGGTGCCGACCGAGTAAACCTTGGTGGAGGTATCAATTCCTTTGGTACGACGATAGGTCCATTAGTAGTGGCTTTTGCACTTTTCGGAACTACAGCTTCAGTTACAGATGATCAGATAAAGCATTTGGATCTGGGTAAGGTAATCCTCCTTTATATATGCGTAGGATTATTGTTCATTGCAGCGGCAGCCATGTTCAGATTTTCTAAAAAAGTACCTGCCGGAATCTCGGATGAACCGATGGAAAAAGCCAATAAGGCGTTACGTACTTTGGTAATCATGACCGGATTGTTGGCAATCATGTTTGCTCCGGTTTTTAATAGTTACAAAAGCAAAGAAGCACTTACGGTTGAAACTTTGGAAAGAAGAATCGAAACTATTAAAACAGAGAGTTTTGATGATCAGAAAGTTAAAGGTTTATCAGGTGATGAATTAGCTAAATTAAGGACAGAAGTTAAGGATCATGAAACTCAAATAAAAGAAATAAAAGGCGATTTGGAAAAATACCGAATGTATTGGCTTTTTGGTGCTCTTACTGTTGTTGTCGGTGGATTATTGTTTTCGTATAAATCGGCTCAGAAAAACAATGAAGGCTGGGGTGCAATGCAGTATCCGCAGTTGGTTTTGGGCATGTTGGCCATTTTTACATATGTTGGAGTAGAAGTTGCCATTGGAAGTAACTTAACTGAATTGTTGAAGTTGAAAGAATTCGGCGCTTTTAGTGTTTCGGACAGTGCGCCTTATATTTCAATGTATTGGGGAAGTCTTATGATCGGACGTTGGGCTGGAGCTATCAGCGTTTTTCATTTAAATTCAGCTAAAAAGACATTGGCTTTAGTCATCGTTCCGTTAATTGCTTTTTCGGTTATTATTGGCGTAAATACATTGGCACAGAAAGATATGACGCCTTTATATTACTATGTGGTTTGTATCGTTTTGCAAACAATAGCGTTCTTTATCAGTAAAGACAAACCGGCACGTACACTAACTGTTTTCTCTGTTTTCGGAGTTACAGCGATGTTAATCGGATTGTTCTCTACGGGGACGGTTGCTATTTATGCGTTCCTTGCAGGCGGATTGGCATGCAGTATCATGTGGCCGGCAATTTTCAGTTTGTCCATCATCGGATTGGGTAAATATACTTCACAAGGTTCTGCTTTCCTTGTAATGATGATTCTTGGAGGTGGAATTATCCCGCCAATTCAGGGGAAATTATCAGATATCATCGGAATTCACCAATCCTATGTTGTTCCAGTATTGTGTTTCGGTTATTTATTGTTCTTCGCGGTAGTTGTGAAATCGATTCTGAAGAAACAAGGAATTGAAGTTGATGAAATTGAAGCAGAAGGAGGACATTAA
- a CDS encoding Smr/MutS family protein, protein MTFNIGDKVSVLDDDFTGVVVGFQKDQILIETEDGFKMAYAANELVKEQNINDLNSFTSNQSISQVLKEKELPQKRSFVKEKKSRKDEFVLEVDLHIEKLVPSKRGMSNFDILNLQMETAKGQLDFAIRNRMPKVVFIHGVGEGVLKAELDFLLGRYDGISFQDANYQKYGLGATEVYIKQNPSR, encoded by the coding sequence ATGACGTTTAATATTGGAGATAAAGTTTCGGTTCTTGATGATGATTTCACAGGAGTAGTGGTCGGTTTTCAGAAGGATCAGATTCTTATTGAAACCGAGGATGGTTTTAAAATGGCTTACGCTGCAAATGAATTGGTTAAAGAGCAAAATATCAACGATTTAAACTCGTTTACTTCAAATCAAAGTATAAGTCAGGTTTTAAAGGAAAAGGAGCTTCCGCAAAAGCGTTCTTTTGTAAAAGAAAAGAAATCCCGTAAGGATGAATTTGTTTTGGAAGTTGATTTACACATTGAAAAACTGGTGCCTTCCAAACGTGGTATGTCCAATTTTGATATCCTGAATTTGCAGATGGAAACTGCTAAAGGGCAATTGGATTTTGCTATAAGAAACAGGATGCCTAAAGTGGTTTTTATTCACGGCGTTGGTGAAGGCGTGCTAAAAGCCGAACTGGATTTTCTTTTGGGACGTTATGACGGAATTTCTTTCCAGGACGCCAATTACCAAAAATATGGCTTAGGAGCTACAGAAGTGTATATCAAACAAAACCCCAGCCGTTAA
- a CDS encoding DUF2752 domain-containing protein yields the protein MEEYMLPCLSKKFLGIECFGCGTQRALVLVFKGEFTAAFKMFPAIYTLLFFLGLVGISFIDKSRNYHKPIITLAIANAIIMVVSYFIKHFHI from the coding sequence ATGGAAGAGTATATGTTACCTTGTTTGAGCAAAAAATTTTTAGGGATTGAATGTTTCGGGTGCGGAACACAAAGAGCACTCGTTTTGGTATTCAAAGGCGAATTTACAGCTGCCTTCAAAATGTTTCCTGCCATCTACACCTTACTATTCTTTCTTGGACTTGTAGGAATAAGCTTTATTGATAAATCCAGAAATTATCATAAACCAATAATCACCTTAGCAATAGCAAACGCCATTATTATGGTCGTTTCCTATTTCATAAAACATTTTCATATCTAA
- a CDS encoding CCC motif membrane protein: MEETNFNNFEAQQKLPNATPVLILGILSIITCCCYGIVSILLGGVGMYLANKDIKTYNENPSGYSNFNNIKTGKILCIIGIVLGVLYLIMVAWIISTFGWEALQDQELLQEKMREYFGQ; encoded by the coding sequence ATGGAAGAAACAAATTTCAACAATTTTGAAGCCCAACAAAAACTACCTAATGCGACACCAGTGCTTATACTGGGAATCCTGTCTATCATCACCTGCTGCTGCTATGGTATAGTCAGCATCCTATTGGGAGGGGTTGGAATGTATTTAGCAAACAAAGACATCAAAACATATAATGAAAACCCAAGTGGGTATTCCAATTTCAATAACATTAAAACAGGTAAAATACTTTGTATCATCGGAATTGTTCTGGGAGTTCTATACCTTATTATGGTTGCCTGGATAATTAGTACTTTCGGATGGGAAGCATTGCAGGATCAGGAATTATTGCAAGAAAAAATGAGAGAGTATTTTGGACAATAA